One Simonsiella muelleri ATCC 29453 DNA window includes the following coding sequences:
- a CDS encoding D-Ala-D-Ala carboxypeptidase family metallohydrolase: MTEEVKQEWADENIVNVYVDDISEEAKVPPEAQEPPKPLPKPVDLITPNFALSEFTKSDTANRLGLKNIPNNQERANIKRVAEWLEKLRELLAEKHGRVIPIRITSGFRSAEVNKRVGGRPNSAHRYGLATDIQAVGLSIKQLTYDIYEFIEAGKLPRPDQLIREMPKGGGQWVHVGLSHGQPRGQYMVYEVIAATGRNGYKTVGAFKNPELA, translated from the coding sequence ATGACTGAAGAAGTGAAACAAGAATGGGCTGATGAAAACATCGTCAATGTGTATGTAGATGACATTAGCGAAGAAGCGAAAGTACCGCCTGAAGCGCAAGAGCCACCAAAACCATTGCCGAAGCCTGTGGATTTGATTACGCCCAATTTTGCATTGAGTGAATTTACCAAATCTGATACAGCAAATCGTTTGGGCTTGAAAAATATCCCAAATAACCAAGAACGCGCTAATATTAAGCGTGTTGCTGAATGGTTGGAAAAATTGCGTGAATTATTGGCTGAGAAGCATGGTCGCGTGATTCCGATTCGTATCACGTCTGGCTTCCGCTCGGCGGAAGTGAATAAGCGTGTAGGCGGTCGCCCCAATTCCGCCCATCGTTACGGTCTCGCCACTGATATTCAGGCGGTTGGTTTGAGTATCAAACAATTAACATATGATATTTATGAATTTATTGAAGCTGGTAAATTGCCTAGACCAGACCAATTAATCCGCGAAATGCCGAAAGGCGGCGGACAATGGGTACACGTTGGCTTGTCGCACGGGCAACCGCGTGGGCAATACATGGTGTACGAAGTGATTGCTGCTACAGGGCGCAACGGCTATAAAACGGTCGGTGCATTCAAAAATCCTGAATTAGCGTAA
- a CDS encoding Com family DNA-binding transcriptional regulator, which produces MTNCEQALRCQNCNKKLAMAMGAFTISIKCTRCKSLNLFKF; this is translated from the coding sequence ATGACAAACTGCGAACAAGCGTTGCGGTGTCAAAACTGCAACAAAAAATTAGCGATGGCAATGGGTGCATTTACCATCAGTATTAAATGCACCCGTTGCAAATCGCTGAATTTGTTTAAATTTTAA
- a CDS encoding DNA adenine methylase gives MHYSQAPLPFTGQKRNFLKFFQQVLKENISNQGQGWTIIDAFGGSGLLAHTAKQTLPEARVIFNDFDGYTERLAHIDDTNRLRELIFNRLNDLNVPKNQGLIPQEKAEIEVIIHDFGGYKDVISLGSWLLFSGRQVNQLSDLFNQNWYRKIRETPYPSAVGYLDDVEIVRRNAHELLPDFVDSPRVLLVLDPPYVCTEQGSYRQDDYFGMVQFLRLMSVVRPPFVFFSSTRSEFLAYLDFVIETKQAGWERFVDYRKISIHTSLNKQSRYEDNLVFKFE, from the coding sequence ATGCACTATTCTCAAGCTCCGTTGCCGTTTACAGGGCAAAAACGGAATTTTCTCAAATTTTTTCAACAAGTTTTAAAAGAAAATATCTCAAATCAAGGTCAAGGTTGGACGATTATTGATGCGTTTGGTGGGTCGGGTTTACTGGCGCATACCGCAAAGCAAACGCTGCCTGAAGCGCGTGTGATTTTCAATGATTTTGACGGTTATACAGAGCGATTGGCGCATATTGATGATACCAATCGCTTGCGTGAGTTGATTTTCAATCGTTTAAATGATTTAAATGTTCCTAAAAATCAAGGCTTAATACCGCAAGAAAAGGCGGAAATTGAAGTCATTATCCACGATTTTGGCGGTTATAAAGATGTGATTAGTTTGGGTTCTTGGCTGCTATTTTCGGGTAGGCAAGTCAATCAATTATCTGATTTATTTAATCAAAACTGGTATCGCAAAATCCGTGAAACACCTTATCCGTCTGCTGTTGGTTATTTGGACGACGTGGAGATTGTGCGGCGTAATGCGCATGAATTACTGCCTGATTTTGTGGATAGTCCGCGTGTATTGTTGGTGCTTGACCCGCCATACGTTTGCACGGAGCAAGGCAGCTATCGGCAAGATGATTATTTTGGCATGGTGCAATTTTTGCGCTTGATGTCGGTGGTACGTCCGCCGTTTGTGTTTTTTAGCAGTACGCGCTCGGAGTTTTTGGCGTATTTGGATTTTGTGATTGAGACAAAACAGGCTGGCTGGGAGCGGTTTGTTGATTATCGTAAGATTAGTATTCATACTTCGCTTAATAAGCAGTCGCGGTATGAGGATAATTTGGTATTTAAGTTTGAGTAG
- the lon gene encoding endopeptidase La — translation MARKKSSQNNLFATLPLRDMVVYPHMVLPLFVGRPKSVAALRFASEHEQPVFLLAQKIGSEEEPDVDNLHETGTIAKILQVLNLPDGTIKVLVEGVSRAQVIELNDTGEFLQANVMMLAQTEDSSDNQEALRRTLLSQFEQLIKNNKKIPVEVVNSIQDIENNGQLADTIAAHLQLKLDQRQKLLDLSDVVERMEFLLAQIEGELEIAQLEKRIRGKVKRQMEKNQRDYYLNEQIKVIQKELGEEDERDFDKLEQQIKDAKMNKEGEEKALSELKKLKMMPPMSSESTVVRNYIETLIELPWNKKTRISKDLTKADLVLNEDHYGLEKVKERILEYLAVQKRTDKLKGPILCLVGPPGVGKTSLGQSIAKATGRKYVRMALGGVKDESEIRGHRRTYIGSMPGKIMQNMTKVGVKNPLFLLDEIDKLGSDFRGDPAAALLEVLDPEQNTKFSDHFVEVDFDLSDVMFIATSNSFDIPPALLDRMEIIRLSGYTEDEKMNIAMQYLVPKQMQRNGVKADELAIEESAVRDIVRYYTREAGVRSLDREIAKICRKAVMKTELSGSLKTKKVKKLVVNSDNLGEFLGVKRFDYGITAGENRIGQVTGLAWTEVGGELLTIEAVALKGKGNIVRTGKLGDVMQESISAAWSVVRSRAESLGIAPDFYEKNDIHVHVPEGATPKDGPSAGIAMTLAMVSALTNIPVRADVAMTGEITLRGEVLPIGGLKEKLLAALRGGIKHVLIPKDNVKDLEEIPQNVKDGLEIHAVKWIDEVFEWGLESQPVPYVAEMQPENTVENQTKSSRKARH, via the coding sequence ATGGCAAGAAAAAAATCATCACAAAACAATTTGTTCGCCACATTGCCTTTGCGCGATATGGTGGTTTATCCGCATATGGTATTGCCATTATTTGTGGGTCGTCCAAAATCGGTTGCGGCGTTGCGTTTTGCATCGGAGCATGAACAACCAGTGTTTTTGCTCGCCCAAAAAATTGGTAGTGAAGAAGAGCCAGATGTGGATAATTTGCACGAAACTGGCACAATTGCCAAAATTTTACAAGTTTTGAATTTACCAGATGGCACGATCAAAGTGCTGGTAGAAGGTGTATCTCGCGCTCAAGTGATTGAATTAAATGATACTGGCGAATTTTTGCAAGCCAATGTGATGATGTTGGCGCAAACCGAAGATTCATCTGACAATCAAGAAGCCCTACGCCGTACTCTATTGAGTCAATTTGAACAATTGATTAAAAACAATAAAAAAATTCCTGTTGAAGTTGTGAACAGTATTCAAGATATTGAAAATAATGGACAATTGGCGGATACCATCGCTGCGCATTTGCAATTAAAATTAGATCAACGCCAAAAATTATTGGATTTGAGTGATGTTGTTGAGCGCATGGAATTTTTGTTGGCGCAAATTGAAGGTGAATTGGAAATTGCGCAATTGGAAAAACGCATTCGCGGTAAAGTCAAACGCCAAATGGAAAAAAATCAGCGCGATTATTATTTGAATGAACAAATTAAAGTCATTCAAAAAGAGTTGGGTGAAGAAGATGAACGCGATTTTGACAAATTGGAACAGCAAATCAAAGACGCAAAAATGAATAAAGAAGGCGAAGAAAAAGCCCTGTCTGAACTCAAAAAACTCAAAATGATGCCACCGATGTCGTCTGAAAGCACAGTCGTTCGCAATTATATTGAAACGCTGATTGAATTGCCATGGAATAAAAAAACACGTATTTCCAAAGATTTAACTAAAGCAGATTTGGTGTTAAACGAAGACCATTACGGTTTGGAAAAAGTCAAAGAACGTATTTTGGAATATTTGGCGGTGCAAAAACGCACCGATAAATTGAAAGGTCCAATCCTTTGTTTGGTTGGTCCGCCAGGAGTGGGTAAAACTTCGTTGGGTCAATCCATCGCCAAAGCCACAGGACGTAAATACGTTCGCATGGCGTTGGGGGGCGTGAAAGATGAAAGCGAAATTCGTGGACATCGCCGTACTTACATCGGTTCAATGCCCGGTAAAATCATGCAAAATATGACTAAAGTTGGCGTGAAAAACCCATTGTTCTTGTTGGACGAAATTGACAAATTAGGCAGTGATTTTCGTGGCGACCCTGCGGCGGCGTTGTTAGAAGTGCTTGACCCAGAACAAAATACTAAATTTTCCGACCATTTTGTTGAAGTGGATTTTGATTTGAGCGATGTGATGTTTATCGCCACATCCAACAGTTTTGATATTCCACCTGCGTTGCTGGATCGCATGGAGATTATTCGTTTGTCTGGCTATACCGAAGACGAAAAAATGAACATTGCCATGCAATATCTTGTTCCTAAGCAAATGCAACGCAATGGCGTAAAAGCCGATGAGTTGGCAATTGAAGAATCTGCCGTACGCGACATCGTGCGCTATTACACGCGAGAAGCTGGTGTACGTTCGCTTGACCGTGAAATCGCTAAGATTTGTCGTAAAGCCGTGATGAAAACAGAACTTTCAGGCAGCCTGAAAACGAAAAAAGTCAAAAAATTAGTCGTAAACAGCGATAATTTAGGCGAGTTTTTGGGCGTAAAACGCTTTGATTATGGCATAACGGCTGGCGAAAACCGCATTGGTCAAGTAACAGGTTTGGCGTGGACAGAAGTTGGCGGCGAATTGTTGACAATTGAAGCAGTTGCACTTAAAGGCAAAGGCAATATTGTACGCACAGGCAAATTAGGCGATGTGATGCAAGAGTCTATTTCTGCCGCTTGGTCTGTGGTGCGTTCACGCGCTGAAAGTTTGGGCATTGCACCTGATTTTTATGAGAAAAATGATATTCACGTCCACGTCCCCGAAGGCGCAACACCAAAAGATGGACCTAGCGCAGGCATTGCGATGACGTTAGCGATGGTGTCTGCATTGACCAATATCCCTGTTCGTGCCGATGTGGCTATGACAGGTGAGATTACTTTGCGTGGCGAGGTGTTGCCGATTGGCGGTTTGAAGGAAAAACTGCTGGCTGCATTGCGTGGTGGCATCAAACACGTTTTAATCCCAAAAGACAATGTGAAAGATTTGGAGGAAATTCCACAAAATGTCAAAGATGGTTTGGAAATTCATGCGGTTAAATGGATTGATGAAGTATTTGAATGGGGTTTAGAAAGCCAGCCTGTGCCTTATGTTGCAGAAATGCAGCCTGAAAATACAGTAGAAAATCAAACGAAATCCAGTCGCAAAGCGCGTCATTAA
- a CDS encoding vWA domain-containing protein: MSRRLLTYICIDTSGSMRGEPIEAVNAGLQALMTSLRQNPYALESVHLNITTFDSQIKTVLPMTPLEQVVLPEIVCPESGATFLGGVLEEVAQAVQRDRIVGNANQKGDWRPMLIVLTDGKPTDLLVYSEVIPKIKQLGFGNIVACAAGPKADANYLKQLTDCVVSLDTMDANSFAKFFQWVSSTVTQTSISAGSPTQSITLPPPPDEINIVW; the protein is encoded by the coding sequence ATGTCGCGCCGACTACTCACATACATTTGCATTGACACGTCAGGTTCTATGCGTGGCGAACCAATTGAAGCCGTGAACGCGGGTTTGCAAGCTTTGATGACTTCATTGCGCCAAAATCCTTATGCGTTGGAAAGTGTGCATCTGAACATCACCACATTTGATAGCCAAATCAAAACAGTATTGCCGATGACACCATTGGAACAAGTGGTGCTGCCTGAAATTGTGTGTCCAGAAAGTGGCGCAACTTTTCTTGGTGGCGTATTGGAAGAAGTTGCTCAAGCCGTGCAACGCGACCGAATTGTTGGCAATGCCAATCAAAAAGGAGATTGGCGACCGATGCTGATTGTTTTAACCGATGGTAAACCCACCGATTTGCTGGTGTACAGTGAAGTTATTCCGAAAATAAAACAATTGGGATTTGGGAATATCGTGGCGTGTGCAGCAGGCCCCAAAGCAGATGCCAATTATTTGAAACAATTGACTGATTGTGTGGTTTCATTGGATACGATGGACGCGAATTCATTTGCTAAATTTTTCCAATGGGTGTCGTCAACCGTTACGCAAACCAGTATCAGTGCAGGTAGTCCTACACAATCCATCACATTACCGCCACCACCCGATGAAATCAATATTGTGTGGTAA
- a CDS encoding TerD family protein has translation MAISLQKGQGVNLRKDTGFDLSYLRVGLGWQVINASPAYDLDAVAFLLDARGKVRNLGQLGDNGRPTLIGGDVVFYNSLVHPSGKIRLSGDNRTGSNHHDDDEIIEVDLDNLSTDYTAIVFAVVIFKGKERGQSFAGVSQAKIRALDAKGREICRYEIGGKTDNANHCAMTFARAERDNQGGWVFRAVGEFAETDRFVDLLKAEYMPY, from the coding sequence ATGGCGATTTCTTTACAAAAAGGGCAGGGCGTTAATTTGCGCAAAGACACGGGTTTTGATTTGTCGTATTTACGTGTCGGTTTGGGTTGGCAAGTTATCAATGCTTCGCCTGCATACGATTTGGACGCTGTAGCGTTTTTGTTAGACGCACGAGGCAAAGTTCGCAATTTGGGTCAATTAGGCGATAATGGTCGTCCGACTTTGATTGGGGGCGATGTGGTGTTCTATAATTCATTGGTTCATCCAAGTGGGAAAATTCGTTTGAGTGGCGACAATCGCACAGGTTCTAATCACCATGATGACGATGAAATCATTGAAGTGGATTTGGACAATTTGTCTACTGATTACACGGCAATTGTGTTCGCGGTGGTGATTTTTAAGGGCAAAGAGCGCGGACAGTCATTTGCAGGTGTGAGTCAAGCCAAAATCCGTGCATTGGACGCTAAAGGACGTGAGATTTGTCGTTACGAAATTGGCGGAAAAACCGACAACGCCAACCATTGTGCCATGACTTTTGCGCGTGCTGAACGCGATAATCAAGGCGGTTGGGTGTTTCGGGCAGTGGGTGAATTTGCTGAAACCGACCGTTTTGTGGATTTGCTAAAAGCGGAATATATGCCGTATTAA
- a CDS encoding vWA domain-containing protein: protein MMRRLPVYLLVDTSGSMHGEAIEAVRNGLQVLVSALRQDPYALETAYLSVITFDSQAKQVTPLTELMNFQIPNIEANGATAMGGALTLLADCINREVVKGSAEVKGDWKPVVFLLSDGSPTDSISKGIADIKAVKTGIFVACAAGPHADTSTLKQITETVVSLDTADANSIKAYFKWVSASISVSSQKIDDKKEVSGLDELPPPPPEINIVI, encoded by the coding sequence ATGATGCGTCGTTTACCTGTTTATTTATTGGTGGATACATCTGGTTCTATGCACGGCGAAGCCATTGAAGCGGTACGAAACGGTTTGCAAGTGCTGGTGTCGGCGTTGCGCCAAGACCCTTATGCGTTGGAAACTGCGTATTTGTCGGTCATTACATTTGATAGCCAAGCCAAACAAGTTACCCCATTGACTGAATTAATGAATTTTCAAATTCCCAATATTGAAGCCAATGGCGCAACTGCCATGGGTGGAGCTTTAACTTTGTTGGCAGATTGCATTAATCGCGAAGTTGTCAAAGGCAGTGCGGAAGTGAAGGGCGATTGGAAACCTGTGGTATTTTTGTTGTCAGACGGTTCGCCAACCGACAGCATTAGCAAAGGCATCGCCGACATCAAAGCCGTGAAAACGGGAATTTTTGTGGCTTGCGCGGCTGGCCCACACGCCGATACCAGTACATTAAAACAAATCACCGAAACCGTGGTTTCATTGGATACAGCAGATGCCAACTCCATTAAAGCGTATTTTAAATGGGTATCCGCGTCCATTTCGGTGTCCAGTCAAAAAATTGATGATAAAAAAGAAGTGAGTGGTTTGGACGAATTGCCACCGCCACCGCCTGAAATTAATATTGTGATTTAA
- a CDS encoding TerD family protein — protein MAVNLTKGQKISLEKESGTKLNSVVMGLGWDAVKKSGGFLSGLLGGGAKEVDLDASCFLFDDAGVLQDVVFFNHLCSNDGSVQHSGDNRTGAGDGDDEQIAVALNRVPSNIKSLVFTVSNYTGQNFSEVANAYCRLINGDNGQEIARYNLSAQGNHTAQIMAKVYRHNGEWKMHAIGENSIGSTPDKIVPRILPHL, from the coding sequence ATGGCAGTGAATTTAACCAAAGGTCAAAAAATTTCTTTGGAAAAAGAATCAGGTACAAAATTAAATTCGGTGGTTATGGGGTTAGGTTGGGACGCGGTCAAAAAATCAGGCGGATTTTTGAGTGGATTGCTGGGTGGGGGAGCAAAAGAAGTGGATTTGGATGCATCATGTTTTTTATTTGATGATGCGGGTGTATTGCAAGATGTAGTGTTTTTCAATCACTTATGTAGCAATGATGGTTCTGTTCAACATTCTGGCGACAACCGTACAGGTGCAGGTGATGGTGATGATGAACAAATTGCGGTAGCACTCAATCGTGTTCCCAGCAACATTAAATCACTGGTGTTTACAGTGAGCAATTACACAGGGCAAAATTTCAGCGAGGTTGCCAATGCGTATTGTCGCTTAATTAACGGCGATAACGGACAAGAAATTGCGCGTTACAATTTATCAGCGCAAGGCAATCATACTGCACAAATCATGGCAAAAGTTTATCGCCACAATGGTGAGTGGAAAATGCATGCCATCGGCGAAAACAGTATCGGTTCTACACCTGATAAAATTGTTCCACGTATTCTGCCACATTTGTAA
- a CDS encoding TIGR00266 family protein: MPIFTVTGENDPFLHVSLKRGESISCESDAMVMMESHLDLTGRMQGGILNALARRLANGESFFQQHIQAVRGDGDCLLAPTLPGAIEVLEVGQVQYKISDGVYLASSDGVSVTAQMQSLGTALLAGTGGFFIGQTAGRGQLAVNGFGALFTLEVSPNNPITIDNGHVVAWDSRLNYEISLSTSQQNKGLLGTLVNSVISSEGVVLKFSGSGKVIICSRNINSFAAWVASQRQAA, encoded by the coding sequence ATGCCAATTTTTACCGTAACGGGAGAAAATGATCCATTTTTACACGTTTCACTTAAACGCGGCGAAAGCATTTCGTGTGAAAGCGATGCGATGGTTATGATGGAAAGTCATTTGGATTTGACGGGGCGAATGCAGGGCGGTATTTTGAATGCATTGGCGAGACGTTTGGCAAATGGCGAAAGTTTTTTTCAACAACATATTCAAGCAGTTCGTGGCGATGGAGATTGTTTGCTTGCGCCGACTTTACCAGGGGCAATTGAAGTGCTGGAAGTAGGGCAGGTACAGTATAAAATTTCTGATGGTGTATATTTAGCGAGCAGCGATGGTGTGAGTGTTACCGCGCAAATGCAAAGCCTGGGGACGGCGTTATTGGCTGGTACGGGTGGTTTTTTCATTGGGCAAACGGCAGGGCGCGGACAATTGGCGGTTAATGGATTTGGTGCGTTGTTCACACTTGAGGTGTCGCCGAATAATCCGATAACAATCGATAACGGTCATGTGGTGGCATGGGACAGTCGTTTGAATTATGAAATTTCTTTGAGTACATCGCAACAAAACAAAGGGTTATTGGGGACATTGGTGAACAGTGTCATCAGCAGTGAAGGTGTGGTGTTGAAATTTTCGGGCAGTGGCAAAGTGATTATTTGTTCGCGGAATATAAACAGTTTTGCGGCGTGGGTCGCGAGTCAACGTCAGGCAGCCTGA
- a CDS encoding TerD family protein encodes MAISLQKGGNVNLSKEAPSLTQLHIGLGWNVRVTDGADFDLDGSAFLLDASGKVRSDADFIFYNQSTSDNGAVMHKGDNRTGAGDGDDEVIEVNLNQVPPSVDKIALAVTIHDADVRGQNFGQVSNAYVRCVNGESNVEIARFDLSEDASVETAMIFGEIYRYNGEWKFKAVGQGFKGGLAALAQHFGVNV; translated from the coding sequence ATGGCAATCAGTTTACAAAAAGGCGGCAACGTCAATTTAAGCAAAGAAGCACCATCATTAACACAATTGCACATTGGTTTGGGCTGGAATGTCCGTGTAACCGATGGCGCAGATTTTGATTTGGACGGCAGCGCATTTTTACTTGATGCGTCTGGTAAAGTACGTTCAGATGCGGATTTTATTTTTTATAATCAAAGCACGTCTGACAATGGGGCGGTGATGCACAAAGGCGATAATCGTACTGGCGCGGGAGATGGCGATGATGAAGTGATTGAAGTGAATTTGAATCAGGTGCCGCCGTCTGTAGACAAAATTGCGTTGGCGGTAACGATTCACGATGCTGATGTGCGTGGGCAGAATTTTGGTCAAGTTTCCAATGCTTATGTGCGTTGTGTCAATGGCGAAAGCAATGTGGAAATTGCGCGTTTTGATTTATCGGAAGATGCTTCGGTGGAAACTGCCATGATTTTCGGTGAAATTTATCGCTACAATGGCGAATGGAAATTCAAAGCGGTTGGGCAAGGATTTAAAGGTGGTTTAGCGGCATTGGCACAACATTTTGGTGTGAATGTGTAA